One genomic segment of Musa acuminata AAA Group cultivar baxijiao chromosome BXJ3-3, Cavendish_Baxijiao_AAA, whole genome shotgun sequence includes these proteins:
- the LOC135633257 gene encoding guanine nucleotide-binding protein subunit gamma 4-like: MGETVPTAPPPVVVVAPSPKSPPRYPDLCGRRRLQLELQILNREVGFIEEELQSLEGIQPVSRCCKEVNDFVGTKPDPLIPINKRRHKSCCLWRWIRSKLCFNFSWICCFSECCSCPRSCSCCQCECPSSQCCEASPGRPCCSCAEVPCICSRACCSCSKLSCCNIGTCCSCLKFPCSRDRKCSSCSKTPCSCEGTCFSCSKVPCTCSRTCCSCSEVPCSCGRTCCSCLKIPGSCRRTCCSCSKIPCTCDQTCCSCSNACSCAGTCFRCSKDPCTCGRTCCSCSNPCSCAGTCCSCTKNPCSCGKTCCSCSDVSCCKPKCHCLNASSCRPRCCRWWSSCFGPWRCGWRPSCSCSYCDQPRCGGCKTSCSNSCCTQPLCGGWRPSCTSSCCAEKWCCGWNPTCSRPHCDCSRCCGRRLSCFGPCCFSNRCRSSRTCCALPKLSCPDYSCGCVWSCTRCTDVCLLPKCTKPCCTTGCLC, encoded by the exons ATGGGGGAGACCGTGCCGACCGCGCCGCcgccggtggtggtggtggcgcccAGCCCCAAGTCGCCGCCCAGGTACCCCGACCTCTGCGGCCGCCGGAGGCTGCAGCTCGAGCTGCAGATCCTGAACCGCGAGGTTGGCTTCATCGAG GAGGAGTTGCAATCACTTGAAGGAATTCAACCTGTTTCCAGATGCTGCAAAGA GGTCAACGATTTTGTGGGAACGAAACCTGATCCCTTGATCCCTAT AAATAAGCGGAGGCACAAATCGTGTTGCTTGTGGAGATGGATACG GTCAAAGTTGTGTTTCAATTTCTCATGGATTTGCTGCTTCAGTGAGTGTTGCTCTTGTCCACGAAGCTGTTCCTGTTGTCAATGTGAATGTCCCAGTTCTCAATGCTGTGAGGCTTCTCCCGGCAGACCGTGCTGCAGTTGTGCAGAAGTTCCTTGCATCTGCAGCAGAGCATGCTGCAGCTGCTCGAAGCTTTCCTGCTGTAACATAGGAACATGCTGTAGCTGCCTGAAATTTCCTTGCAGCCGTGACAGAAAATGCAGCAGCTGCTCGAAGACTCCTTGCAGTTGTGAAGGAACATGCTTCAGCTGCTCAAAAGTTCCATGCACTTGCAGCAGAACATGCTGCAGCTGCTCGGAGGTTCCTTGCAGTTGCGGTAGAACATGCTGCAGCTGCTTGAAAATTCCTGGCAGTTGTAGGAGAACATGCTGCAGCTGCTCAAAAATTCCTTGCACTTGTGACCAAACATGCTGCAGCTGCTCCAATGCTTGCAGTTGTGCTGGAACATGCTTCAGGTGCTCAAAAGATCCTTGCACTTGTGGCCGAACATGCTGCAGCTGCTCCAATCCTTGCAGTTGTGCTGGAACATGCTGCAGCTGCACAAAGAATCCTTGCAGTTGCGGCAAAACCTGCTGCAGTTGTTCAGATGTATCTTGCTGCAAACCGAAATGCCATTGCCTGAATGCTTCCTCCTGCAGGCCTCGTTGCTGTAGGTGGTGGTCTTCCTGCTTCGGACCATGGCGGTGTGGCTGGAGGCCGTCATGCTCCTGTTCATACTGCGATCAACCACGTTGCGGTGGCTGCAAGACATCATGCTCCAACTCATGTTGTACTCAGCCACTCTGTGGTGGCTGGCGGCCATCATGCACCAGTTCATGCTGTGCTGAAAAATGGTGCTGTGGCTGGAATCCTACATGCTCGAGACCACATTGCGACTGCTCACGGTGCTGTGGCCGGAGACTTTCATGCTTCGGACCATGCTGTTTCTCAAATCGGTGCCGTAGCTCGAGAACTTGTTGTGCGCTTCCAAAACTCTCCTGCCCGGACTATTCTTGTGGTTGTGTCTGGTCCTGCACAAGGTGTACAGATGTATGCCTCCTACCTAAGTGTACTAAACCCTGCTGTACCACTGGATGTCTATGTTAG
- the LOC103977447 gene encoding protein NRT1/ PTR FAMILY 6.4 — MVSAVVHTDDEGVDNGPVVDYNGNPVDKSKTGGWLGAGLILGTELAERVCVMGISMNLVTYLVGDLHLSTSSSANVVTNFMGALNLLALLGGFLADAKLGRYMTVAIFATITAAGVSLLTMATSLSSMRPSACDSVRVAHHECVAASGDQLAMLFVSLYTIALGAGGIKANVSGFGSDQFDNRDPREEKAMIFFFNRFYFCISLGSLFAVTVLVYIQDNVGRGWGYGISAATMVVAVVVMLVGTPRYRFRRPQGSPLTVIGRVFLSAWQKRKVPHPADPSELNEYHAAKVAHTEWFRCLDKAAIQACNTRSSKEGGNGGACDVGEAATVTEVEEVKMVLKLLPIWSTCILFWTVYSQTTTFSVEQATYMNRHIGSFVYPSGSLSFFLFISILLFTSLNEKLLVPLARSFTRNVQGITSLQRAGVGLALSILAMAVSAAVEKKRRDSSVHDDTKISVFWLVPQFFLVGAGEAFAYVGQLEFFIREAPERMKSMSTGLFLSTLSMGFFFSSMLVSLVDKATDGGWIKNNLDKGRLDYFYAMLAVLGAINFGVFLVFASRHEYKVQSYDVSKQGKELESWKDDGVDEQIKGMDV, encoded by the exons ATG GTGTCTGCCGTCGTGCACACTGATGACGAAGGCGTCGACAATGGTCCGGTTGTCGATTACAATGGCAATCCTGTCGACAAATCCAAGACAGGGGGATGGCTCGGTGCTGGTCTCATCTTAG GGACGGAGCTGGCGGAAAGAGTATGCGTGATGGGCATCTCGATGAACTTGGTCACTTACTTGGTGGGAGATCTGCATCTGTCCACCTCGAGTTCAGCTAATGTCGTCACAAACTTCATGGGCGCTCTTAATCTTCTGGCATTGCTCGGAGGCTTCTTAGCTGATGCTAAGCTCGGTCGTTACATGACCGTCGCCATCTTCGCCACCATCACTGCTGCG GGCGTGAGCTTGTTGACGATGGCCACATCGCTTAGCAGCATGAGGCCATCCGCCTGCGACAGCGTGCGGGTGGCGCACCACGAGTGCGTCGCGGCCAGCGGCGACCAGCTCGCTATGCTCTTCGTCTCACTCTACACGATCGCTCTGGGAGCAGGCGGCATCAAGGCCAACGTGTCGGGCTTCGGCTCCGACCAGTTCGACAACCGCGACCCCAGGGAAGAGAAGGCCATGATCTTCTTCTTCAACCGCTTCTACTTCTGCATCAGCCTCGGCTCGCTGTTCGCGGTCACGGTGCTGGTGTACATCCAGGACAACGTCGGCCGGGGGTGGGGGTACGGCATATCTGCCGCCACCATGGTGGTCGCGGTGGTGGTGATGCTGGTGGGCACGCCACGGTACCGGTTCAGGCGGCCGCAGGGCAGCCCATTGACGGTGATAGGGAGGGTGTTCTTGTCGGCGTGGCAGAAGAGGAAGGTGCCTCACCCGGCCGATCCCAGCGAGCTCAACGAGTACCACGCGGCCAAGGTTGCGCATACCGAATGGTTTAG GTGCCTCGACAAAGCCGCCATTCAAGCGTGTAACACCAGATCGAGCAAAGAAGGTGGAAATGGCGGCGCCTGCGACGTCGGCGAGGCAGCCACCGTGACGGAAGTGGAAGAGGTGAAGATGGTCCTGAAGCTGCTCCCGATCTGGTCCACCTGCATTCTCTTCTGGACCGTCTACTCCCAGACGACCACCTTCTCCGTGGAGCAGGCCACGTACATGAACCGCCACATCGGCTCCTTCGTCTACCCCTCCGGCTCCCTCTCGTTCTTCCTCTTCATCTCCATCCTCCTCTTCACGTCCCTCAACGAGAAGCTCCTCGTCCCCCTCGCCCGCAGCTTCACCCGCAACGTGCAGGGGATCACAAGCCTGCAACGAGCCGGCGTCGGCCTCGCTCTCTCCATACTCGCCATGGCCGTCTCCGCGGcggtggagaagaagaggagagactCCTCGGTGCATGACGACACCAAGATAAGCGTGTTCTGGCTCGTCCCGCAGTTCTTCTTGGTGGGAGCCGGCGAGGCCTTCGCCTACGTGGGCCAGCTCGAGTTCTTCATCAGGGAAGCCCCCGAGAGGATGAAGTCGATGAGCACCGGTCTCTTCCTGTCAACGTTGTCCATGGGGTTCTTCTTCAGCAGCATGCTTGTGTCTCTGGTCGACAAGGCCACCGATGGGGGTTGGATCAAGAACAACTTGGACAAGGGGAGGTTGGACTACTTCTACGCCATGCTCGCGGTGCTGGGTGCCATAAACTTCGGGGTTTTCTTGGTGTTCGCGAGTCGCCATGAGTACAAGGTGCAGAGCTACGACGTGAGCAAGCAAGGCAAGGAGCTCGAGAGCTGGAAGGACGACGGCGTCGATGAACAGATAAAGGGAATGGACGTGTAG
- the LOC103978035 gene encoding NAC domain-containing protein 2-like, whose amino-acid sequence MPVPAGFVFNPSDQDLLWYYLAPKVLGRRIPDKAAVKETDIYHVDPDRLTINTRSSDGKWDYFFVRRDLSEKSRRTPNGFWKEVGEVETINAVFLGGIIGFKRSFVFVEGTEDDPGAITRWEMAEYRLNQERHLLRNDDNPERNNYVACRVYLENEPISECTVDSACRQDAEEDDDDDDENTEVDSSGVRK is encoded by the exons ATGCCGGTGCCGGCAGGGTTCGTCTTCAACCCGAGCGACCAAGACCTGTTGTGGTACTACCTCGCGCCCAAGGTGCTCGGACGACGCATTCCCGATAAGGCGGCCGTGAAGGAGACGGACATCTACCACGTCGACCCTGACAGGCTCACCA TAAATACTCGTAGTTCTGATGGGAAGTGGGATTACTTCTTTGTGCGAAGGGACCTCAGCGAGAAGAGTCGACGCACGCCAAATGGGTTCTGGAAGGAAGTGGGCGAAGTGGAGACTATCAATGCCGTGTTCTTGGGCGGCATAATTGGATTCAAGAGGTCTTTTGTGTTCGTCGAAGGAACAGAGGACGATCCTGGGGCGATCACCCGTTGGGAGATGGCGGAATACCGTCTCAACCAGGAGAGGCATCTGCTGAGGAATGACGACAACCCTGAG AGGAACAACTATGTCGCCTGTAGAGTATATCTGGAGAATGAACCAATAAGTGAGTGTACCGTAGACTCGGCCTGTCGCCAAGATGCTGAagaagacgatgatgatgatgatgagaataCCGAAGTGGACAGCAGCGGAGTGAGGAAATGA
- the LOC103977448 gene encoding U-box domain-containing protein 38 isoform X2, with protein MVNLGKRDWMGSRKPFWRFSNDHRSSTSASSTSPVSSITAAEMPVEFLCPISRSLMADPVIVPPSGHTFERSCVQACADLAFSPPGLSLELSPSPLVLIPNVALKSAILSWCQSIGVPPPQPMPPDAARALVRSLMPPSSNPRPSPPHAAGGDGSGGGGHGRRDRRGEFMRRFAAFSFDEAEEAEKGEASRSPHGYGGTERGKEKRGELSRAAAAADSYGSRYDEKGEAVRASSASSDGEGEIFGSRSTRPAQSLRGAMNPNAPSAFSVRTKNQAPSFSQHLTSSASSYQSSSSNSSITEAFVEEAPKEPPPPEVHNRTATSPPTSQTADVGVSEEEVLIKLMDTELSEQESAVVLLRQATKENRKRRIDLCTPRLLAALRSMLLSSSAAVQISATASLVNLSLEPENRVRIVRSGAVPPLVEVLEGGYPEARYHAAGALFSLALADENRAAIGVLGAIPPLLDLFSVPSADGLRARRDAGMALYYLSLAGANRSKIARAPGVVRALLSVASEREEVSPGGTPSTTQGPGLARLAMMVVCNLAGCNEGRAALMDGGAVASVVSLMRSPVAAAVEEYCVAALYGMSRGSLRFRGLARSVSAEPVLTRVAEGWVSGGEMRREMAKKTLRALRGDDEDDAEPSLSMGFPADDDGSIVSEGMMSIRRRPNYYANPPRMNSAEF; from the exons ATGGTCAACCTTGGGAAAAGGGATTGGATGGGAAGCCGCAAGCCCTTTTGGAGGTTCTCCAACGACCACCGCTCGTCTACCTCCGCCTCGAGCACCTCGCCTGTGTCCTCCATAACGGCGGCGGAGATGCCCGTGGAGTTCCTCTGCCCCATCTCCCGCTCCCTCATGGCCGACCCCGTCATCGTCCCTCCCTCCGGCCACACCTTCGAGCGCAGCTGCGTCCAGGCCTGCGCCGACCTCGCCTTCTCCCCGCCCGGCCTCTCCCTCGAACTCAGCCCTTCCCCTCTCGTTCTCATCCCCAACGTCGCCCTCAAGTCCGCCATCCTCAGCTGGTGCCAGAGCATTGGCGTACCGCCCCCCCAGCCCATGCCCCCCGACGCCGCCCGCGCCCTCGTCCGTAGCCTCATGCCCCCCTCCAGTAATCCACGTCCCTCCCCTCCTCATGCTGCCGGTGGTGatggtagtggtggtggtggtcatgGGAGAAGAGATCGAAGGGGTGAATTCATGCGGAGATTCGCGGCGTTCTCTTTCGACGAAGCAGAGGAGGCGGAAAAAGGTGAGGCCTCTCGATCGCCACACGGGTACGGTGGAACTGAAAGAGGAAAAGAGAAACGAG GTGAGCTCTCCAGAGCAGCAGCTGCCGCGGATTCTTACGGCAGCCGATACGACGAGAAAGGTGAGGCGGTGCGAGCTTCTTCGGCGTCCTCGGATGGGGAGGGTGAGATTTTTGGCAGCAGATCGACGAGACCGGCCCAGAGTTTGAGGGGGGCGATGAATCCCAACGCCCCTTCCGCTTTCTCCGTTCGCACCAAGAATCAAGCTCCCTCCTTTTCGCAGCACTTAACCTCGTCGGCGTCCTCGTACCAGTCGTCTTCCTCCAATTCCTCCATCACCGAGGCCTTCGTCGAGGAAGCGCCCAAAGAGCCGCCGCCACCCGAAGTCCACAATCGGACCGCTACCAGTCCCCCCACGTCCCAGACTGCCGACGTCGGTGTGTCGGAAGAGGAGGTTCTGATTAAATTGATGGATACGGAGCTCTCCGAACAGGAATCCGCTGTGGTGTTGCTCCGGCAAGCTACCAAGGAGAACCGCAAGCGCCGGATCGACCTCTGCACGCCTCGCCTCCTCGCCGCGCTCCGCTCTATGCTCCTCTCAAGCAGCGCCGCCGTCCAGATCAGCGCGACCGCCTCATTGGTGAACCTTTCTTTGGAGCCTGAGAACCGGGTCCGCATTGTGAGGTCAGGGGCGGTGCCGCCGCTCGTGGAAGTGCTCGAGGGCGGGTACCCGGAGGCCCGCTACCACGCCGCTGGCGCTCTCTTTAGTCTGGCCCTCGCTGACGAAAACAGAGCGGCGATCGGCGTTCTTGGTGCCATCCCGCCGCTGCTCGACCTCTTCTCCGTGCCCTCAGCCGACGGCCTCCGCGCTCGTCGCGACGCCGGGATGGCGTTGTACTACCTCTCCCTCGCCGGCGCCAACCGTTCGAAGATCGCGAGAGCTCCAGGGGTGGTGCGGGCCCTGCTCTCGGTAGCGTCGGAGAGGGAGGAGGTGTCCCCGGGAGGGACGCCGTCGACGACGCAAGGGCCGGGATTAGCGAGGCTGGCGATGATGGTCGTGTGCAACCTCGCCGGTTGCAACGAGGGGCGGGCGGCACTGATGGATGGCGGGGCAGTGGCGTCGGTGGTGTCTCTTATGAGGTCGCCGGTGGCTGCGGCGGTGGAGGAATACTGCGTGGCGGCGCTATACGGGATGAGCCGCGGGAGCCTCCGTTTCCGCGGATTGGCAAGGTCGGTGAGCGCGGAGCCGGTGCTGACGCGGGTGGCGGAGGGCTGGGTCAGCGGCGGCGAGATGCGGCGGGAGATGGCCAAGAAAACGCTTAGGGCGCTGAGGGGGGACGACGAAGACGACGCCGAGCCGTCGCTGTCGATGGGGTTCCCGGCGGACGACGACGGCAGCATCGTCTCGGAGGGGATGATGTCAATTCGCAGGCGGCCCAATTACTATGCTAACCCGCCGCGCATGAACTCGGCCGAGTTCTGA
- the LOC103977448 gene encoding U-box domain-containing protein 38 isoform X1, protein MVNLGKRDWMGSRKPFWRFSNDHRSSTSASSTSPVSSITAAEMPVEFLCPISRSLMADPVIVPPSGHTFERSCVQACADLAFSPPGLSLELSPSPLVLIPNVALKSAILSWCQSIGVPPPQPMPPDAARALVRSLMPPSSNPRPSPPHAAGGDGSGGGGHGRRDRRGEFMRRFAAFSFDEAEEAEKGEASRSPHGYGGTERGKEKRGELSRAAAAADSYGGTERGREKRGELSRAAAAADSYGSRYDEKGEAVRASSASSDGEGEIFGSRSTRPAQSLRGAMNPNAPSAFSVRTKNQAPSFSQHLTSSASSYQSSSSNSSITEAFVEEAPKEPPPPEVHNRTATSPPTSQTADVGVSEEEVLIKLMDTELSEQESAVVLLRQATKENRKRRIDLCTPRLLAALRSMLLSSSAAVQISATASLVNLSLEPENRVRIVRSGAVPPLVEVLEGGYPEARYHAAGALFSLALADENRAAIGVLGAIPPLLDLFSVPSADGLRARRDAGMALYYLSLAGANRSKIARAPGVVRALLSVASEREEVSPGGTPSTTQGPGLARLAMMVVCNLAGCNEGRAALMDGGAVASVVSLMRSPVAAAVEEYCVAALYGMSRGSLRFRGLARSVSAEPVLTRVAEGWVSGGEMRREMAKKTLRALRGDDEDDAEPSLSMGFPADDDGSIVSEGMMSIRRRPNYYANPPRMNSAEF, encoded by the coding sequence ATGGTCAACCTTGGGAAAAGGGATTGGATGGGAAGCCGCAAGCCCTTTTGGAGGTTCTCCAACGACCACCGCTCGTCTACCTCCGCCTCGAGCACCTCGCCTGTGTCCTCCATAACGGCGGCGGAGATGCCCGTGGAGTTCCTCTGCCCCATCTCCCGCTCCCTCATGGCCGACCCCGTCATCGTCCCTCCCTCCGGCCACACCTTCGAGCGCAGCTGCGTCCAGGCCTGCGCCGACCTCGCCTTCTCCCCGCCCGGCCTCTCCCTCGAACTCAGCCCTTCCCCTCTCGTTCTCATCCCCAACGTCGCCCTCAAGTCCGCCATCCTCAGCTGGTGCCAGAGCATTGGCGTACCGCCCCCCCAGCCCATGCCCCCCGACGCCGCCCGCGCCCTCGTCCGTAGCCTCATGCCCCCCTCCAGTAATCCACGTCCCTCCCCTCCTCATGCTGCCGGTGGTGatggtagtggtggtggtggtcatgGGAGAAGAGATCGAAGGGGTGAATTCATGCGGAGATTCGCGGCGTTCTCTTTCGACGAAGCAGAGGAGGCGGAAAAAGGTGAGGCCTCTCGATCGCCACACGGGTACGGTGGAACTGAAAGAGGAAAAGAGAAACGAGGTGAGCTCTCCAGAGCAGCAGCTGCCGCGGATTCTTACGGTGGAACtgaaagaggaagagagaaaagagGTGAGCTCTCCAGAGCAGCAGCTGCCGCGGATTCTTACGGCAGCCGATACGACGAGAAAGGTGAGGCGGTGCGAGCTTCTTCGGCGTCCTCGGATGGGGAGGGTGAGATTTTTGGCAGCAGATCGACGAGACCGGCCCAGAGTTTGAGGGGGGCGATGAATCCCAACGCCCCTTCCGCTTTCTCCGTTCGCACCAAGAATCAAGCTCCCTCCTTTTCGCAGCACTTAACCTCGTCGGCGTCCTCGTACCAGTCGTCTTCCTCCAATTCCTCCATCACCGAGGCCTTCGTCGAGGAAGCGCCCAAAGAGCCGCCGCCACCCGAAGTCCACAATCGGACCGCTACCAGTCCCCCCACGTCCCAGACTGCCGACGTCGGTGTGTCGGAAGAGGAGGTTCTGATTAAATTGATGGATACGGAGCTCTCCGAACAGGAATCCGCTGTGGTGTTGCTCCGGCAAGCTACCAAGGAGAACCGCAAGCGCCGGATCGACCTCTGCACGCCTCGCCTCCTCGCCGCGCTCCGCTCTATGCTCCTCTCAAGCAGCGCCGCCGTCCAGATCAGCGCGACCGCCTCATTGGTGAACCTTTCTTTGGAGCCTGAGAACCGGGTCCGCATTGTGAGGTCAGGGGCGGTGCCGCCGCTCGTGGAAGTGCTCGAGGGCGGGTACCCGGAGGCCCGCTACCACGCCGCTGGCGCTCTCTTTAGTCTGGCCCTCGCTGACGAAAACAGAGCGGCGATCGGCGTTCTTGGTGCCATCCCGCCGCTGCTCGACCTCTTCTCCGTGCCCTCAGCCGACGGCCTCCGCGCTCGTCGCGACGCCGGGATGGCGTTGTACTACCTCTCCCTCGCCGGCGCCAACCGTTCGAAGATCGCGAGAGCTCCAGGGGTGGTGCGGGCCCTGCTCTCGGTAGCGTCGGAGAGGGAGGAGGTGTCCCCGGGAGGGACGCCGTCGACGACGCAAGGGCCGGGATTAGCGAGGCTGGCGATGATGGTCGTGTGCAACCTCGCCGGTTGCAACGAGGGGCGGGCGGCACTGATGGATGGCGGGGCAGTGGCGTCGGTGGTGTCTCTTATGAGGTCGCCGGTGGCTGCGGCGGTGGAGGAATACTGCGTGGCGGCGCTATACGGGATGAGCCGCGGGAGCCTCCGTTTCCGCGGATTGGCAAGGTCGGTGAGCGCGGAGCCGGTGCTGACGCGGGTGGCGGAGGGCTGGGTCAGCGGCGGCGAGATGCGGCGGGAGATGGCCAAGAAAACGCTTAGGGCGCTGAGGGGGGACGACGAAGACGACGCCGAGCCGTCGCTGTCGATGGGGTTCCCGGCGGACGACGACGGCAGCATCGTCTCGGAGGGGATGATGTCAATTCGCAGGCGGCCCAATTACTATGCTAACCCGCCGCGCATGAACTCGGCCGAGTTCTGA
- the LOC135632251 gene encoding chaperone protein dnaJ 16-like: protein MPAPGFSSSKSERKGDTNKQQQQRRDPYEVLGVPRNATEQEIKSAYRRMALKYHPDKNANDPIAADVFKEVTFSYNILSDPDKRRQYDTSGFEAIESDSQELELDLSSLGTVNTMFAALFSKLGVPIKTTVSATVLEEALNGSVIIRSLPLGQSIARKVEKQSAHFYTVEITEREAQMGVVCRVYSAEKSKFKLLYFEQEENGGLSLALQEDSTKTGRVTSAGMFFLCFPVYRFDQSHSIAIAKDPDAKFFKKLDGFQACEVNELKAGTHVFAVYGDNFFKSVNYTIEVMCAEQFSAEKEKLRDVEAKILTKRAELSKFETEYREVLARFTEMTNKYAQEMQAIDELLKERNTIHASYTTISPLKRNSSSSKISSPFNGSKSDEECPTIEKKPKDEKKSRDRIRRKKWFKIHLKVDKRKAC, encoded by the exons ATGCCGGCTCCGGGTTTCTCTTCCTCCAAGTCGGAGAGGAAAGGGGATACCAATAAACAGCAGCAGCAGAGAAGGGATCCGTATGAAGTTCTTGGTGTCCCTCGCAATGCCACGGAGCAGGAAATCAAGAGTGCGTACAGGAGAATGGCTCTCAA GTATCATCCTGACAAAAATGCAAATGATCCTATAGCAGCTGATGTTTTTAAGGAGGTCACCTTCTCATACAATATCTTGTCTGATCCAGATAAACGGCGCCAATATGATACATCAGGTTTTGAG GCTATTGAATCAGATAGCCAAGAATTGGAGCTTGATCTTTCAAGTCTTGGTACTGTAAATACAATGTTTGCTGCACTTTTTAG TAAACTTGGAGTCCCGATTAAGACAACTGTATCTGCAACTGTTTTGGAGGAGGCGCTTAATGGCTCAGTAATCATTCGTTCACTTCCTTTGGGTCAGTCGATTGCTAGAAAG GTAGAAAAGCAGTCTGCTCACTTTTACACAGTAGAAATAACAGAGAGGGAAGCCCAGATGGGAGTGGTTTGTCGTGTTTATTCAGCTGAAAAAAGCAAATTCAAG CTATTGTACTTTGAGCAGGAAGAAAATGGTGGACTCAGTCTTGCATTACAA GAAGACAGCACTAAAACCGGAAGGGTTACTTCTGCTGGAATGTTCTTTCTTTGCTTTCCTGTGTATCGGTTTGATCAAAGCCATTCG ATAGCGATTGCTAAAGATCCTGATGCTAAATTCTTCAAGAAATTGGATGGGTTTCAAGCATGTGAAGTAAATGAACTGAAAGCAGGCACCCATGTATTTGCTGTCTACG GTGACAACTTCTTCAAAAGTGTAAACTACACAATAGAAGTTATGTGTGCCGAACAGTTTTCAGCGGAAAAGGAGAAACTGCGTGATGTGGAGGCAAAGATATTAACCAAAAGGGCTGAGTTGTCTAAGTTTGAGACAGAATATAGAGAG GTGTTGGCCCGATTCACAGAGATGACCAACAAGTATGCACAGGAAATGCAAGCA ATCGATGAGCTGCTCAAGGAAAGGAACACTATTCATGCCTCCTACACCACCATTTCACCTTTAAAAAGAAACTCAAGTAGCAGCAAGATCAGCAGTCCCTTCAATGGGTCCAAAAGTGACGAAGAGTGCCCAACGATAGAAAAGAAGCCAAAGGATGAAAAGAAGTCTAGGGACCGGATAAGGCGGAAGAAATGGTTTAAGATTCACTTGAAGGTGGACAAAAGGAAGGCGTGTTGA
- the LOC135633855 gene encoding heat stress transcription factor A-1-like → MEKCGGDGEAVAGAIPGMNGSAPPPFLSKTYDMVDDLGTDAIVSWGAGNNSFVVWNTADFARHLLPKYFKHSNFSSFVRQLNTYGFKKVDPDRWEFANEGFLRGQKQLLKAINRRKPCQSHARSQPEQTPPQNSSVAACVEVGKFGLEEDIEGLKRDKNVLEQELVRLRQQQLAADDQLETFVKRLHGMEQRQQQMTSFLAKAMRNPAFFTQFLQQSDGNLRIHGVNKKRRLPNQGGRIVKYQSLINEAAKAMLRQILKMNTSPRIESSANSDDLLRENFQSLYEAFESTSRVTLSEVPSDSRVSYVPASSGFDQSSAAVAKTMETGELTGIGVLSDIAPSPTDLSISDLSELLGVENPAVPVPIEIDDFSAHTDINFPDDEEKLPGIVDAFWEQFFTPSSLSGDTDDVQSSIQEIEKSTEGGLPNNSQHMDHLTEQMELLSSNIMI, encoded by the exons ATGGAGAAATGCGGGGGAGATGGAGAAGCGGTGGCGGGTGCGATCCCCGGGATGAACGGGAGTGCGCCGCCGCCGTTCCTCAGCAAGACGTACGACATGGTGGATGATCTGGGGACCGACGCGATCGTTTCGTGGGGAGCCGGGAATAACAGCTTCGTGGTGTGGAACACGGCGGACTTCGCTCGGCATCTCCTGCCCAAGTACTTCAAGCACAGCAATTTCTCTAGCTTCGTGCGGCAGCTTAATACCTAC GGTTTCAAGAAAGTTGATCCTGATCGCTGGGAGTTCGCAAATGAGGGATTTCTAAGAGGTCAAAAGCAACTCTTGAAGGCTATAAACAGGCGGAAACCATGTCAGTCACATGCCCGTAGCCAACCAGAGCAGACTCCACCACAGAATTCTTCTGTTGCGGCATGTGTCGAGGTAGGCAAGTTTGGGTTGGAGGAAGACATCGAGGGGCTAAAAAGAGACAAGAATGTACTCGAGCAGGAGCTCGTCAGGCTGCGGCAACAGCAGCTAGCCGCGGATGATCAGTTAGAGACATTTGTCAAACGCCTTCATGGCATGGAACAACGGCAACAACAAATGACGTCGTTCCTGGCGAAGGCCATGCGGAACCCTGCCTTCTTTACACAGTTTTTGCAGCAGAGTGATGGAAACTTACGCATACATGGAGTTAACAAAAAGCGAAGGCTTCCAAACCAAGGAGGTCGGATAGTGAAGTATCAGTCACTGATCAACGAAGCAGCCAAAGCAATGCTGAGGCAGATACTCAAGATGAACACATCTCCTAGGATAGAATCTTCGGCcaattccgatgatctcttgagaGAGAACTTCCAGTCTTTGTATGAAGCGTTTGAAAGTACTTCTCGTGTTACACTGTCGGAGGTCCCTTCAGATTCTAGAGTTTCATACGTGCCTGCCAGCTCTGGTTTTGATCAGTCTTCTGCAGCAGTAGCAAAAACGATGGAAACAGGTGAACTGACCGGCATAGGAGTGTTATCGGACATTGCTCCTTCTCCTACTGATTTAAGCATTTCCGATTTGTCCGAGCTACTTGGAGTTGAGAATCCGGCAGTGCCTGTGCCTATCGAGATAGATGACTTTTCGGCACATACTGATATTAACTTTCCTGATGATGAAGAGAAACTCCCCGGCATAGTTGATGCATTTTGGGAGCAGTTCTTCACGCCTAGCTCTCTGTCAGGTGACACAGACGATGTCCAGTCCAGCATACAGGAGATTGAGAAAAGCACAGAGGGGGGATTACCGAACAACTCCCAACACATGGATCATCTTACAGAACAGATGGAGCTTCTTTCATCAAACATCATGATTTAG